TGGCCAACTTCGCGCGCGCCAACATCGAGACCCTGAAGAAGACCGCGAGCTACTACCTGATGCACATCACGGTGGCGGCCCTGGTGGGCTACGCGGTGACGGGCAACTTGTGGATGGCCCTGACGCTGAGCCTGGTGGAGCCGACGGTGCAGGCGGTGGCCTTCTTCTTCCACGAGAAGGCCTGGGAGCGCATCGGCCGCCGGCGCCGCGGCATCACCGGCCTGCAGCACGGCCGGACGACCTGAGCCTCAGCGTGCGGCGCGCCGGCCCGCGTGGTGGCCGAGGGTGAACGCTTCCTCGAATACCGAATAGCCGG
Above is a window of Ramlibacter tataouinensis DNA encoding:
- a CDS encoding DUF2061 domain-containing protein; translation: MANFARANIETLKKTASYYLMHITVAALVGYAVTGNLWMALTLSLVEPTVQAVAFFFHEKAWERIGRRRRGITGLQHGRTT